Sequence from the Tripterygium wilfordii isolate XIE 37 chromosome 10, ASM1340144v1, whole genome shotgun sequence genome:
CCATGTAGTCACTCCCATTCAAACATACAGCTAGTGATAATAGGAAGATAAGCTCGATTCTGCCTAAATTCATATAAAGTGAATTCCACATCATGAATAAGATTTGAATTATACGCATAGAGTTCCAAATGGTTACTGTCACAAATGCTTTTCCTCGATATAGCTCAGAAATGGGAATGTATAACCAAGATCCTTCTACATATTGACAGCATTCAGAAGAATCTGACCCATGGTTCCTACACAACTTCAAACAGTATAACTAATATGTATCAAGATACCAACCTGTACGGAGTATCACCTCCAAATTTCTTTTGATTGACAAATCCTGATAGAAGTTTGATGTAACCTCCGCCGCATTCAATATCCTGCTCAAACCTTATAGAATATTGAACAACCAGTGTTTTGTTCTTGTTGCTGAACTCTGGCATCTTTGCAGATATAGCAAAATGTCTGGCATCAGTAGTGGTCTGGATGCCTGTAAAACCATTTGATGTCATTAAAAGCTTCCATTAACCTTTGCCATCAATTGATGCACTAGTTATCTGTTATCCTACATATAGGAACGACTTATAGAAGAAATGAACAATTATACCCTTATCATCCGGATCTCCAGACCATTTTCCAGCTGTGTGCTTAAATGAACCTGCTTTTCCTTCGCTCCTCTTCCAGTCTGATTTTACCCAACGACTCTGCCACCCATCTTTTCCAAAACCATGCATTTTGTGAGAaaacaagtatatatatttgtgaacATTTCGAGAAGTCGTATAACAAAGCATTTCCAGGACCACCCATTTCATTACAATGAAAAATGGACAttacaaacttaaaaaaaaaaaattacttcaaaCTTCCATTCCCTCCAATTCCCTCAATATTTCCTTGTTATAAAAGGACTGAGAGCACGCACACAATAAAAAGTTTCAACTCGAGAGCAACTCGAGACAGGAATTGGTTAACATGGGTTATCTCAGTAACAAAGCATGCCAAAATTAGGAGCCACAAAACATAGCATTTCAAGTAAGTAACGAAGATATATACACAATAAACATATAAGCTCAGTTCAAATTTGGGTCCGCTGGGGTCCATTTTCTTGTCTTGGTAAGTAAACAGTAACAGAAAGAAAATAAGTTACCGCAGCCAAGAGCTAGCTAGTTAGTTAGTTAGCTCAAACTTCCTAGTCATGGCAGttgcaaaataaaacaaattcccaagctttcatttttctttccctctttccttctcttgcttttttttttcatgagaaATCAAGTATGCCATGTTAACAGAAATCATGAATCgaaacatcaaaaacaaaagcacAAGCGGAAGTAAGTTGATTGATAGTGATGATTGTTACCTTCAAATCGATCTTCGAAAAAGATCTCAGAAACTGAAATCTGTATAAAAAGAGAGAGCACAACCAGCTTAAGCACTGCTGCAGCTAAAGCATTTTCCTCCATCGGCTCTATGCCCCCGTTAATTCCACCGCTGGCAGAGCAAGGCTCCAGTTACTTATAGCGACTCTCCTCCCCATTTTACCCCCCATTTTGATCAGAACTACAATGTTGCCAAGCACCATGGATGCCCCTGCCGGGGCGTGTCAACCGGGTTTGACTAGTTCTATTGAACGAACTTGTTTGTGGGTCTTGGTCTTGGTGGCCACTAGTGTgccaatttattaaaaaaattctaacttttgaagttattttctttttactaTGTGTAAACTTTGACTTGTGTAAAGTTAGACTATTTGAATTTTCCTACTCTGCCCGAATACTTTGATAAGTCGCATTGTGTTAatgtgaaaaattaaaattgaattcTCTACTGGAAGATTGATGCCCAACCAACTTTTTGTAATCTTGTGACACTGTATTAATTTACAGTTTCTTGATATATAAACTGTATATTAGTATTTATACATGTTTCAAGTATTTCAGAGTAaggttgttaaaaaaaatgccaaaattGAAACCAAATCGATTGATCGGTTTTTTTCTTATAAAGTTTACACATTTCTTCATTAAAAACCGAATACTTGATCAGtttaatttatttcaaaaaaaactgaTCACGAACACCCTTATTTCAGAGGCTGCAATAGTGCAATTTTTAGGGGACTATGGTGGGGAATTAATAAAGCAAATGTGGAAGAAGACCAAGACTTGGGCAGCTTAATGTTTTATTTCTGCTGCGTTGACGATCACTTTCCTCGACTTTCAAAGTCTTCTTCAAGTCCATTTGGACAGCAGTATCCGCAGCTCTAATCCTCCCCTCCAATAAAAGACTTTTAGTGATGCGATGAAGAGCTGTATCAGCCAATGGTGATAGCAGACAAAATGATGCAATGGAGAGCTGTATCAGCCAATGGTGATAGACCACGTGTCAAGTCACACTTTTGCAGGCCCTGatcatgaaaacaaaattttaattttggtttGGACAGGTTTTGGCCCATTGGGTCCACAACCAAGCCCAATAGACTTGAACATTCAATGTTTTGAGTTTTCACAAGACAGACAAGAAGTGGGTGAATGAGGGAGGGTAAAAATGGATTCAAATTTCAAGGATTAATAAACATATTTATTGAAATAGAATAGCCATTCTAATTTTCCAAAATGAGAATTGTTTAAAACAAACAAGGTATAATTACAAGAAGTTgcattctcttctttctttcatgCATAAAAGCAAATGAGctataatattttaatgaaatgaaatgtcTGTTGTAAAATGGTTACAACCAGTGGACTTGCCATCAAGCAAGCAATTTGTCATCATCATTATCCGAGCCTTTAATCGAGAAAACAAGAAGGAAACAAAACCAAGATCAAAGTTCTAACTTATCACTTATTCATCCAATCCCTCTCTAGAGAGGAAATTTAAAACTGATACTCATACGGCCACTACTTCGCCTGAGGATGAGAAGCAATGAAATCAACGGCAAGATTAATTGAGTTGATCTTGTCTGCTTCATTATCTGGGATTTCAAATCCAAACTCTTCTTCAAGCGCCATCAAAATCTCCACGGTATCTAGACTGTCTAACCCGAGATCATTCTGGAATTGGGCATTTGGGGTGACCTGCAAAGTGCAAACAACAGAGTAAGATTAGTTGTCTGTGCAAGTAGCCATGACAGACATTTAGCAGGTAATATATTTTATCTATCAAAAGGACAGATGCACAAAACATATTTCAACAATGCCCAGCCTCTAAGAAAGGAAAGCGAGGGTGAATAAGAGATCAAATTAAAATgttcaaaaaaatgaaaggtTAAACTTAAAATGTTCATTTGCCAACAAATTTGGCTACAAGATTTTCGGCTGTACTATTCATTTGTATCCAGTTATTGTTGTCATTAAAAAGCTACATACTCCATTCTTCTGTCACATTGTTTAGCCCATTCTGTCAAACCCAAAATGATGCACACAAGTAACACAATACtgtatacaaaaaaaaaatcgagatAAATGATGCACACAAATTTGGTAAAGAGGAGACGAGGATCCTTAGGTTCATCTATCAGGGGTTACAGCCCCAGTGCCCCAATCAATACACTTATTTTTctatttaaaaagaaacaacataAATATAAACTTAACAAATGCCTGATTGATCAGATCCAATCAACTAAGTGTATCAAAAAGTTTTCAAGGACCCATCATCAAAACATCAACGAGAACAATAACAGTGTGATTTATATCACTATTTGTATTTGAATGGGAAAAAGATTTATTAAAGCAACAAGGTGAAGGAGGTCCATAAAGAATATCATTATATCattattctttaaaaaaaacaatgaaaaagggCGTACATATTCCATCAAGATGTCCTTACTCCTCAGTTCCTTCTATTCTCCGGAACcggacccccccccccccccccccctcccccaacTTAAGGATGGCAAATAAATACAAACCTGATTTCTTTTTCCATCATGCACTAAATTTTGGGATAAATAAACTGTATCCGAGAAGTATACAAGGGGATTAACCAAATGCAGTGTAAAGTTAAAACATgtgaaattcaaaatgaaaattCCGAAGGACCAAACTTAATGATgacgaaaacaaacaaaattcccTCAAAAAACACAGATCAGGCCATCTCTAAAACCTCACGTCATTGCTAGCCCTAGAGTTTCTATCCTCTCACAAACAACAAATGAAGAGCCATCCTCCATACAAATTTCAAATCAGAGATTCTGAATTCAAAGCTCAACTTGACAACATATCTTCTCCTTTTCATccaaaattgaaacaaacagTATAAGATGAGAAACAACACACGCTCTCCACATCCATTCTGtacatttttttcaatggaaaaaaGCATATATAGACAAAAACCTAGACTCAAAGAAGCTGCCCAGGAGCTCATATGAAATTCCAAGACTTTATCTCCAATGACCTGACAAAAAAAGCATATATAGACAAAAACCTAGACTCAAAGAAGCTGCCCAGGAGCTCTTATGAACTTTATCTCCAATGACCTTCtgatatcaattttttttttaaaaaaaaaaaaaaactcaagtttGAATAATGAATACTGATAAACCTTCTTTCTTTCCAAAACTGAAAACCCAAAGAACCAACACAAAACACATTGAGATCTCTAAATAAGAAGTAAAATAAGAACGGCATGACCCGAAGTCCACCAAGCATGATAATTAAATTTCAACAAGGCACTCTACTGTATCTAAAAAGATGATATACGGAGTTCATAAAACATTAAAATCTTATGCACCACTTTAATACCCAATAAAGCAAACAGAAACTATAACCCTTTAAGAAGTTCTCTAGTTTTCAGATTTTCTCCATTAGACAATAAGAAAATTTCTGTAAACCGAACCATCCATAATTAAACTACAAAAATGTATAACTGGAAGCTTCCTATAAGCTCACATGCTACATTGTTATCGGCCAGATGGCATACCAAATAATCATCTACAGCCCAAAACCTCACCTCGGAGGGATCAAGTACCATGGAATTTTTAAAAAACCGTCTTCTCTCAGAAATCGAAATGAAAGAGTTCAcatccatttcttcttcttcttcttttccgaTAAACAAAAAGAGAGCAGAGGCGTATAAATCCCATATTTGCAAAAGATAAAAAACCATCGCACTCCCTGTGACGCGACCAAGCATACTAGCCAAGCACGATCcataagtaaataaaaataataaaagctaCAATAATAAAGCTATGACCTTGGAGGGTTCAACTTTCTGGAAGTTCTTGACGACGTTGACGACGCGATCTGTGACCTCAGATTTGTCAAGGAAAGAGCCCCTGACCTCCTCGGAGAAGCGGCGGCGTATCGCATTGAAAGAGAGCGAGAAAAGGTTGCTCCTGCTACAAGGGCTACGGCTTTGTGGCACGGCGGTTACGTGCACTCTGAGATACTTGAGCAAAGCACCACCCCTAGCCGCCATTGATCAGTTGAGAGATGGTGAGGAACGTTTCTGGTACCCTGAGGGAGAGAGACACCCAGGAAGACGGATTCTTGGGGCAGACCGGATTTGGAGGGTTTGGAAACGGCCGATGAACCCATTGAATAGGGCCCATTAGGCCCAATTTCTCTGTAACCTGGCAGCCCTATTAATATTTCTGTAGAaccgtttatttatttatttattttcaattgaaaCTTACATtaattg
This genomic interval carries:
- the LOC120007705 gene encoding acyl carrier protein 2, mitochondrial-like, translated to MAARGGALLKYLRVHVTAVPQSRSPCSRSNLFSLSFNAIRRRFSEEVRGSFLDKSEVTDRVVNVVKNFQKVEPSKVTPNAQFQNDLGLDSLDTVEILMALEEEFGFEIPDNEADKINSINLAVDFIASHPQAK